A window of Rhodothermales bacterium genomic DNA:
TCGTCCATCGTTCTACCTTGTCGCCATTCATCCTGCGGTTTCAGCGTGATGGTTGTCTCCATCATCGACAGAGGTGCCGGGTCAGTCGCCGTTTCCGCTCTACCCACCTTGCCCAGTACTGTCTCAACCTCCGGAAAACTCTTGATGATCTTGTCGGTCTGCTGCAGTAACTGCTTTGCCTTCGTGATACTAATCCCCGGATCTGTGGTGGGCATGTAGAGAAGGTCACCTTCGTTGAGCGGTGGCATGAACTCCGAACCCAGCCTGCTTAGCGGATAGAACGTGGCGGCCAGAATCACCAGGGAGGCAATGATTGTGGTCCACCGGAAACGCAATACCCAGTGGATCACTGGCCTATAGATCCAGATCAGAAAGCGGTTGACCGGATTCTTGGTCTCCGGCAAAATCTTACCACGGATCAGATATCCCATCAGAACGGGCACGATCGTAATCGCGAGGAGCGCCGACGCCGCCATCGCGTACGTTTTTGTGAACGCTAGCGGCTTGAACAGGCGCCCTTCCTGGGCCTGCAATGTGAATACCGGCAGAAACGAAAGAGTGATGATTAGAAGCGAGTAGAAGAGTGCAGGGCCCACCTCTTTCGATGCGTCGATTATGATTCGCCAGTGATCCTTCTTGCCCCCGTCTCGTTCGATGTGTTTGTGTGCGTTCTCAATCATCACGATCGCAGCGTCAACCATGGCCCCGATGGCGATCGCGATACCACTGAGAGACATGATGTTAGCGTTGAGACCTTGGAAATACATCACCAGAAACGAGATCAGGATTCCCAGAGGCAGGGTGATGATTGCCACGAATGCACTGCGAAAATGCAGCAAGAACAGAATGGTCACGAAAGCGACAATGATGCTTTCTTCGAGCAGCTTACCTTTCAGATTCTCAATCGCTCGATGGATGAGCGCACTACGATCATAGGCGGTCTTGATCGTCACGCCAGGCGGCAGCCCCTTCTTCAACTCTACAAGCTTCGCCTTGACACCATCGATGGTCTTGAGAGCATTCTCCCCGTACCGCATGACGACGATACCGCCCACGGTTTCGCCTTCTCCATTCCAGTCAACTAGGCCGCGACGCAATTCTGGGCCCTCGTGAACGTGGGCAATGTTCTTGATCAAGATCGGTGTACCACTTTCGTCTACACCGACAGGCGTATTTTCAATATCCTGAATCGACTGGATGTAGCCTAGCCCCCGGACCATGAACTCGGCCTCGCCCATCTCGATTAGCTTCCCGCCAACGTCGCTATTGCTCCGTTTAAGGGCGTTCCGAACTCTTGAGATCGGCATGTTGTAGGCAAGAAGCTTGTTCGGATCCACCTCTACCTGGTACTGCTTCACGTAGCCGCCGATGGAGGCGACTTCAGCCACACCGGGTACGCTCATGAGCTCATAGCGCAGAAACCAGTCCTGGATCGATCGAAGCTCCTGGAGGTCGTATTCGTCCCCACCGTCAATAACGTATTCGAAGGCCCAACCCACTCCCGTAGCGTCCGGCCCCAGCGAGGGCGTCACTCCCTGGGGGAGGCGACTGGACACGTAATTCAGATACTCCAGCACCCGACTTCGGGCCCAGTACATGTCCGTGCCATCTTCGAAAATGATGTAGACGAACGAGTATCCAAAGAATGAATAGCCGCGAACAACCTTAGCGAATGGGACGGCCAACATGGCGGTGGTCAGCGGATACGTCACCTGATCTTCAACGACCTGCGGAGCCTGACCGGCGTATTCAGTGAAG
This region includes:
- a CDS encoding efflux RND transporter permease subunit — protein: MLQKIIEASVNNRFLVIIFTALIGLGGFYAMLQTPVDAIPDLSDVQVIIFTEYAGQAPQVVEDQVTYPLTTAMLAVPFAKVVRGYSFFGYSFVYIIFEDGTDMYWARSRVLEYLNYVSSRLPQGVTPSLGPDATGVGWAFEYVIDGGDEYDLQELRSIQDWFLRYELMSVPGVAEVASIGGYVKQYQVEVDPNKLLAYNMPISRVRNALKRSNSDVGGKLIEMGEAEFMVRGLGYIQSIQDIENTPVGVDESGTPILIKNIAHVHEGPELRRGLVDWNGEGETVGGIVVMRYGENALKTIDGVKAKLVELKKGLPPGVTIKTAYDRSALIHRAIENLKGKLLEESIIVAFVTILFLLHFRSAFVAIITLPLGILISFLVMYFQGLNANIMSLSGIAIAIGAMVDAAIVMIENAHKHIERDGGKKDHWRIIIDASKEVGPALFYSLLIITLSFLPVFTLQAQEGRLFKPLAFTKTYAMAASALLAITIVPVLMGYLIRGKILPETKNPVNRFLIWIYRPVIHWVLRFRWTTIIASLVILAATFYPLSRLGSEFMPPLNEGDLLYMPTTDPGISITKAKQLLQQTDKIIKSFPEVETVLGKVGRAETATDPAPLSMMETTITLKPQDEWRQGRTMDDLVKEMDAAINFPGLTNAWTMPIKTRIDMLSTGIKTPVGIKLMGPDLQVLSDLGQRVAAVVQTVPGTQSAFPDKTVGGNFLDYKIKRVEAARYALTVGDVQDVIMSAIGGMNVTQTVEGLERYPVNLRYSRELRDNLSALQRVLIPTPTGAQIPLSYVADFSIVKGPPVVKSENARTTSWLYVDIRDIDVGTYVRNAQVAVNEQVDLPEGYSIVWSGQYEYMERAQQRLRVVVPITLLIIFLLLYLNFRNITESLIVMLSLPFSLVGGIWFLFILGYNLSVAVGVGFIALAGVAAETGVIMLIYLDHAYDALKLTGKMRSMKDLYEAIIVGAVERVRPKMMTVIAIMAGL